A part of Actinoallomurus bryophytorum genomic DNA contains:
- a CDS encoding LiaF domain-containing protein — protein sequence MRNQNGETNWHLSLLGGLDRRGRWETRDRTVSVAAVGGADLDLTEAVIPDGGTTVVKVSLAGGLKLVVPAGTDVQVQGFNLIGRRRVEEGEVAPGAPVVRVHAYGIVGGVNVRRTTS from the coding sequence ATGCGAAACCAGAATGGCGAGACGAACTGGCATCTGAGTCTGCTGGGCGGATTGGACCGCCGGGGCCGCTGGGAGACGCGCGACCGGACCGTTTCGGTCGCGGCCGTGGGCGGCGCCGACCTGGACCTCACCGAGGCCGTGATCCCCGACGGCGGTACGACCGTGGTCAAGGTGTCACTGGCGGGCGGCCTCAAGCTCGTCGTACCGGCCGGCACGGACGTCCAGGTCCAGGGCTTCAACCTGATCGGCCGCAGGCGCGTCGAGGAGGGGGAGGTGGCCCCCGGCGCCCCCGTCGTGCGGGTCCACGCGTACGGCATCGTCGGCGGCGTCAACGTCCGCCGTACGACCTCCTAA
- a CDS encoding ABC transporter ATP-binding protein, which yields MSEPADPATAAGTLTVEDLSVHYGGVCAVRSIGFTVAPGQAVGIIGANGAGKTSTLKALMGLVPRSGGRIGFGGTDLTRIRARDVVRHGIGYVPEGRHVFPGLAVEKNLLLGAYARSWRGEQTRQSLAEVYELFPVLGEMRGRLAGALSGGQQQMLAVGRALMAKPRLMLLDEPSMGLSPKLVEDILAVLRRLREDGLSLLLVEQNAKLTFEATSDCLVMENGEVAMTGTSAELRDDVRVRRIYLGI from the coding sequence ATGAGCGAACCCGCAGACCCGGCCACCGCCGCCGGCACGCTCACCGTGGAGGACCTCTCGGTGCACTACGGCGGGGTCTGCGCGGTGCGCTCGATCGGCTTCACCGTCGCGCCGGGCCAGGCCGTCGGGATCATCGGCGCCAACGGGGCGGGCAAGACGTCCACGCTCAAGGCGCTGATGGGCCTCGTGCCGCGCAGCGGCGGCCGGATCGGCTTCGGCGGGACCGACCTCACCCGGATCAGGGCCCGCGACGTGGTACGGCACGGGATCGGCTACGTCCCCGAAGGCCGGCACGTCTTTCCCGGTCTCGCCGTGGAGAAGAACCTCCTGCTCGGTGCGTACGCCCGGTCCTGGCGCGGCGAGCAGACCCGGCAGAGTCTCGCCGAGGTCTACGAGCTGTTCCCGGTGCTGGGGGAGATGCGCGGCCGGCTGGCCGGTGCCCTGTCCGGCGGTCAGCAGCAGATGCTGGCGGTCGGCCGGGCACTGATGGCCAAACCGCGGCTGATGCTCCTGGACGAGCCGTCGATGGGCCTGTCGCCCAAGCTCGTCGAGGACATCCTCGCCGTCCTGCGGCGCCTGCGCGAGGACGGGCTGAGCCTGTTGCTGGTGGAGCAGAACGCCAAGCTCACCTTCGAGGCCACCAGCGACTGCCTGGTCATGGAGAACGGAGAGGTCGCCATGACGGGAACGTCCGCCGAGCTGCGCGATGACGTCCGGGTCCGGCGCATCTACCTGGGAATCTAG
- a CDS encoding ABC transporter permease subunit has translation MSPRLRRLSRPGGLLLLAVLAWALPYGLGGYAIHVVDIALVFALLAIGMGLAMGIAGQINLAQIAFFGVGAYTTAILTTRSGLGFWPAAVLAILAAALTGLLVAIPALRMQSHYLGIVTLGLALGFINWTTNAGPAGGADGISAIPVPPMFGVDLSSEYLYYYLEVVVFAAALAFGLFVVRTSLGRRMRAMRDDPLAAGAIGAEIPLLRMTAFLLSSVYGGIAGVLYAGLIRFVAPDTFNIANMFLLLAMVVIGGRQSLVGCVIGAAGLTLIRERLSDYPTYAQLGFGVVVVAMVVFAPTGLAGIPARVRGVLERRRGPAGRAALLPFRPYDPVEPADGPADGAEILEIREVAKQFRGLKALKGVSLSVDRGEIRGIVGPNGSGKTTLFNVISGFYKASGGQVSVAGRAVGGARPYRLSMLGVARTFQNLRLFADLTVRDNLLVALDRTRTRAIWRYALWPVAIWRQEHALNRQADDLLARFGLTEFADAPPGSLPYGIQRRIEIARAMAGSPRLLLLDEPAAGLNGEEVRRLAEIVRSIRDSGVTVVLIEHNMGLVMSLCERVTVLAGGEVIAEGTPAEVAGDRAVIEAYLGDSAMAGLPLPEVSQ, from the coding sequence ATGAGCCCGAGACTGCGACGACTCTCCCGGCCGGGAGGGCTGCTGCTGCTCGCCGTCCTGGCCTGGGCGCTGCCGTACGGGCTCGGCGGGTACGCGATCCACGTCGTCGACATCGCGCTGGTCTTCGCGCTGCTGGCGATCGGGATGGGCCTGGCCATGGGCATCGCGGGCCAGATCAACCTGGCCCAGATCGCCTTCTTCGGGGTGGGCGCCTACACGACGGCGATCCTCACCACGCGGAGCGGCCTCGGCTTCTGGCCGGCCGCGGTCCTGGCCATCCTCGCCGCCGCGCTGACCGGTCTGCTGGTCGCCATCCCGGCCCTGCGGATGCAGTCGCACTACCTGGGCATCGTCACCCTCGGCCTGGCGCTCGGCTTCATCAACTGGACCACCAACGCGGGGCCGGCCGGCGGGGCCGACGGCATCTCCGCGATCCCGGTCCCGCCGATGTTCGGCGTCGACCTGTCGAGCGAGTACCTCTACTACTACCTCGAAGTGGTGGTCTTCGCCGCCGCGCTGGCCTTCGGCCTGTTCGTGGTCCGCACGTCGCTCGGCCGCCGGATGCGGGCGATGCGGGACGACCCGCTCGCCGCCGGGGCGATCGGCGCGGAGATTCCGCTACTGCGGATGACCGCGTTCCTGCTGTCCAGCGTGTACGGCGGGATCGCCGGCGTCCTGTACGCGGGCCTGATCCGCTTCGTCGCGCCCGACACCTTCAACATCGCCAACATGTTCCTGCTGCTCGCGATGGTCGTCATCGGCGGACGGCAGAGCCTGGTCGGGTGCGTCATCGGCGCGGCCGGCCTGACACTGATCCGGGAGCGGCTGTCGGACTATCCGACCTACGCCCAGCTGGGCTTCGGCGTCGTCGTGGTGGCCATGGTGGTCTTCGCGCCCACCGGGCTGGCCGGCATCCCGGCCCGGGTGCGCGGTGTGCTGGAGCGCCGGCGCGGCCCGGCCGGGCGGGCGGCGCTGCTGCCGTTCCGGCCCTACGATCCCGTCGAGCCCGCGGACGGACCGGCGGACGGCGCGGAGATCCTCGAGATCCGCGAGGTCGCCAAGCAGTTCCGCGGGCTCAAGGCGCTCAAGGGCGTCTCGCTGAGCGTTGACCGGGGTGAGATCCGCGGCATCGTCGGGCCCAACGGTTCGGGCAAGACCACGCTGTTCAACGTGATCAGCGGGTTCTACAAGGCGTCGGGCGGTCAGGTGAGCGTCGCCGGGCGCGCCGTCGGCGGCGCCCGGCCGTACCGGCTGTCCATGCTCGGTGTCGCACGCACCTTCCAGAACCTGCGCCTGTTCGCCGACCTGACGGTCAGGGACAACCTGCTGGTCGCGCTGGACCGGACGCGTACCCGCGCGATCTGGCGGTACGCGCTGTGGCCGGTGGCGATCTGGCGGCAGGAGCACGCGCTGAACCGGCAGGCGGACGACCTGCTCGCCCGCTTCGGCCTGACGGAGTTCGCCGACGCTCCGCCGGGCTCGCTGCCGTACGGCATCCAGCGCCGGATCGAGATCGCCCGTGCGATGGCCGGGTCACCGCGCCTCCTGCTGCTGGACGAACCGGCCGCGGGCCTCAACGGCGAGGAGGTACGCCGGCTCGCCGAGATCGTACGGTCGATCCGCGACAGCGGCGTCACCGTCGTCCTCATCGAGCACAACATGGGACTGGTCATGTCACTGTGCGAACGCGTGACCGTCCTGGCGGGCGGCGAGGTCATCGCCGAGGGCACGCCGGCCGAGGTGGCCGGCGACCGCGCCGTGATCGAGGCCTACCTCGGAGACTCGGCGATGGCCGGGCTGCCGCTGCCGGAGGTGTCGCAATGA